The following proteins are encoded in a genomic region of Gimesia algae:
- a CDS encoding glycosyltransferase family 4 protein, which translates to MRVAHIITRMIIGGAQQNTLYTVEDQYRDYQDEVILMTGPTDGPEGTLIPRAEQGGFDLQILPHLTRSISPLNDWRAYRELIAALREYQPDLVHTHSSKAGILGRAAAWKLKLPTVHTIHGAAFHFGQSPVNYHAYIAAEKWAARRCDRLISVCDAMTDQYVAAGITTRDRCDTVYSGMEVEPFLTPPRPPEEVRRELGIQPGQIVIGKVARLFHLKGHKYLIEAARQVVDAQPEVRFLLIGDGILRAEFEARIAELGLSEHFIFAGLVPPERVPELIHAMDIIVHTSVWEGLARVLPQGLIAGKPVVSYDVDGAREVVIPEETGYLLPPESIEPLAQALIELAADPEKRERFGQTGRERFTDQFRHQTMTRQLREIYQRVLDARQSD; encoded by the coding sequence GTGAGAGTCGCACATATTATCACTCGTATGATTATCGGCGGTGCGCAGCAGAATACGCTTTACACGGTCGAGGATCAGTATCGGGATTACCAGGATGAAGTGATCCTGATGACTGGCCCCACCGATGGCCCGGAAGGAACACTTATTCCCCGCGCGGAACAGGGGGGCTTTGATCTGCAGATCCTACCGCATCTGACACGGAGTATCAGTCCTCTGAATGACTGGCGCGCGTATCGGGAGCTGATTGCTGCTTTGCGGGAGTACCAGCCTGATCTGGTTCACACGCATAGTTCCAAGGCAGGTATTCTGGGAAGAGCCGCCGCCTGGAAACTGAAATTGCCGACGGTCCATACGATTCATGGCGCCGCCTTTCATTTCGGGCAGTCCCCGGTGAATTATCATGCTTACATCGCCGCAGAGAAGTGGGCCGCCCGGCGTTGTGATCGGCTTATCAGCGTGTGTGATGCCATGACCGATCAGTACGTCGCCGCCGGAATTACTACCAGGGATCGCTGTGACACTGTCTACAGTGGCATGGAAGTCGAACCGTTTCTCACGCCCCCACGACCGCCGGAAGAAGTACGTCGTGAACTGGGAATCCAACCGGGGCAGATCGTCATTGGCAAAGTGGCTCGGCTGTTTCATCTGAAAGGGCACAAATATCTGATCGAAGCTGCCAGGCAGGTTGTCGATGCACAACCTGAGGTTCGATTTTTACTGATTGGCGATGGCATTCTTCGTGCAGAATTTGAAGCGAGGATTGCCGAACTGGGGCTGTCGGAGCATTTTATTTTTGCCGGACTGGTTCCTCCCGAACGCGTACCGGAATTGATTCATGCGATGGATATCATCGTGCATACCAGTGTCTGGGAAGGACTGGCCCGGGTGCTGCCTCAAGGGTTGATCGCCGGCAAGCCGGTCGTCTCCTATGACGTGGATGGGGCACGTGAAGTGGTGATCCCCGAGGAAACCGGTTATCTGCTGCCCCCCGAGTCGATCGAACCACTGGCGCAGGCGTTAATAGAACTTGCCGCTGATCCGGAAAAACGGGAGCGGTTCGGTCAGACGGGGCGTGAACGGTTCACGGATCAGTTTCGGCATCAAACCATGACCCGCCAATTACGCGAAATTTATCAGCGGGTCCTGGATGCACGTCAGTCGGATTAA
- a CDS encoding FG-GAP repeat domain-containing protein: MNNLNHTHHQLSRCSIFTLLALLTAPLTLSAGETWQRQQLDAAFRSEGSAAADVNKDGKMDVIAGDVWYEAPDWKMHEVRKPGKFVAGVGYSDSFCNFAYDINQDGWTDFIYVSFPGKEFYWYENPKNESGHWKEHLIWHSICNESPQFADLTGDGKPELIFGSQPEQQMGYLEIPSPDLADKKWTFTPISKPGDPMQNGTFKYYHGLGVGDFNQDGRQDVLIPNGWWEAPKVLGESLWEFHPFTLSVNGSEPSEKMADLHVEDLDMDGDNDIIGSSAHAFGVWWFENLTGGDKPKFKAHLIDKSYSQTHAVHFIDMNGNGQRDMVTGKRFFAHNGKDPGGKEPVVMYWYEIKRNKNAAPDIIPHKIEAGNDTGVGTQFSMADMNGDGRPDIVLSNKKGVNVLIQK; encoded by the coding sequence ATGAACAATCTCAATCACACCCACCATCAACTGAGTCGTTGCTCCATCTTCACGCTGCTGGCTCTGCTGACCGCTCCGCTGACACTTTCCGCCGGCGAAACCTGGCAGCGACAGCAACTGGACGCCGCCTTCCGCTCGGAAGGTTCTGCAGCCGCCGACGTGAATAAAGATGGCAAGATGGATGTGATTGCCGGCGACGTCTGGTACGAAGCCCCCGACTGGAAAATGCATGAAGTTCGCAAACCGGGAAAATTCGTCGCAGGTGTAGGATACAGTGACAGCTTCTGTAATTTTGCCTATGACATAAACCAGGATGGCTGGACCGATTTCATTTACGTCAGCTTCCCAGGCAAAGAGTTCTACTGGTATGAAAATCCCAAGAACGAATCAGGTCACTGGAAAGAACACCTGATCTGGCACAGTATCTGTAATGAGTCTCCGCAGTTCGCCGACCTGACCGGAGATGGTAAACCGGAACTGATTTTTGGGTCTCAACCCGAACAGCAGATGGGCTATCTGGAAATCCCTTCTCCCGATCTGGCTGACAAAAAATGGACCTTTACTCCGATCAGCAAACCTGGCGATCCCATGCAGAACGGAACATTCAAATATTACCATGGGCTGGGTGTTGGTGACTTCAATCAGGATGGGCGACAGGACGTATTGATCCCCAATGGCTGGTGGGAAGCCCCGAAAGTACTGGGAGAAAGCCTGTGGGAATTCCATCCCTTTACGCTCAGCGTGAATGGCTCTGAACCCTCAGAAAAAATGGCTGATCTGCACGTGGAAGATCTCGACATGGATGGTGACAACGACATCATCGGCAGTTCCGCCCATGCGTTTGGCGTGTGGTGGTTTGAAAATCTCACTGGTGGAGATAAGCCCAAGTTCAAAGCACACCTGATCGATAAAAGCTATTCTCAAACACATGCCGTGCACTTCATTGATATGAATGGCAACGGACAGCGGGATATGGTCACCGGGAAACGGTTCTTCGCCCACAACGGCAAAGACCCGGGTGGAAAAGAACCGGTCGTGATGTACTGGTATGAAATCAAACGCAATAAAAACGCGGCTCCTGACATCATTCCGCACAAAATTGAAGCCGGCAATGATACAGGCGTGGGAACCCAGTTCTCCATGGCTGACATGAACGGCGATGGACGTCCTGATATCGTCCTGTCCAACAAAAAAGGGGTGAATGTTCTGATTCAGAAATAG